Genomic window (Drosophila willistoni isolate 14030-0811.24 chromosome 2L unlocalized genomic scaffold, UCI_dwil_1.1 Seg196, whole genome shotgun sequence):
GTCTCTAGAGAGTGGCAGCATATATCCATCTGTTAAAGATGCTGCCGATTTGGCTTTCAATATAGGAGTAAAAGTTGCTGAACATTTCTTTGAGGTCGGTCTATCCGATGCCGATCCCAAGCCAAAGGATATATGCGAATGTGTTAAGAGTCAATTGTATCCAACTGATTATGGTTCCTCATTGACACCGACTTGGTCATATCCaaatttgaagaaaaactAAGAATTGATTTTTCTGTCAAGACAAAGTTTTTCGAatttgtatacaaatttttcttatattttgtttgaatGAACATGAACATGAAGTGCATCAAGGCATCCAAGTTGCTGGGTCTAAGAAGTTTTATGAAATTCTTAAGATTTTCCCATGAGAATGTAGTGCGACCCGAAATGCATGTTGTTACCGGCGAAAGCTTCAATAAGGTGAGGGGTGAGTCTTATTCATAGTCCCtgaacacacacacttataaaatatttcttgttttttaatGACAGGGCCTAGCTTTTACCATGGAAGAGCGTCAAATTCTGGGCGTTCATGGCTTATGGCCTTGCTCCTATCGCACCATACATGATCAACTCTATGCAGTGATGGCAAATTTTAATGCTCGAAGTGATAACATTGGTCGGTTTACATATCTCTTGTCTCTGAGTCGACGACATCAACGACtgttctttcgttttttgcGGGAACATCTGGAGAAGGTTATGCCCATAGTATATACCCCGACTGTGGCCGATGTTGTGAATGCCTATGGCCTATTATTTCGTGATCCCACGGGTCTATATGTGACCATTTTCGATCGTGGTCATATAATAGATGTTCTGAAAAATTGGCGAGCAGAAAAGCAAGTAAGAGCGGTGTGCGTTTCGGATGGCGGTCGTGTCTTAGGTCTTGGTGATATGGGCGCCAGCTCTATGGGCATATGTGTGGGTAAAATGGCTTTATATACGGCTCTTGGTGGTGTGCCACCGAATCAATTGCTTcccattgccttggatgtggGCACCGACAATGAGGAATTGCTAAATGATCCGCTCTATGTGGGAGCCAGAACTAAACGTGTTCAAGGTGATGAGTACGAGGAGTTTGTACAGGAGTTTGTCGACGCTGTCCTGGAATGCTTTGGTCCAAACACATGTATTCACTTTGAGGACTTTGCCACGCCAAATGCATTCAAATTCTTGGAAAAATATCAGCGATCATTTTGCTGTTTCAACGATGATATTCAGGGTACTGGAGCAATGAGTCTTGCTGGATTTTTTAACGTGGAACGTGTGGTCCAACGTAAATTGGAAGATCATGTTTTCCTTTTCGCCGGCATTGGCAGTGCCTGTTTGGGTATAGCAAATATGCTATTGAGTGAATTAAAGCGACGCGGTTTGAAGCAAAAGGATGCatgtcaaaatatttacatGATAAATGAACATGGCCTGCTGAACGATGCTTTGCCCGGCTGTGTAAATGAGGCAAGAAAGTTTGCCAAGCCACTGGACTGTGTGAAACTTGATGAAGCGGTAGAGCAATTAAAGCCATCGATTTTAGTTGGAGGATCATCAGTTCGCGGCCTGTTTACAGAGGAAGTTTTGCGTTTAATGGCCAAGTATAATGAGAGGCCGGTCATATTTGCCCTATCCAATCCCACGAACAAGGCAGAATGTACAGCTGAACAGGCCTATCAATATACTGAGGTTAAAGACTGAGAGCTAAAGTAGTAAATGAAATTTCtatctttcgctctctctctctttcaggGTCGGGCCATCTTTTGCGGCGGTTCACCATTTCCACCCGTAACATATAATGGCAAACGTTTGCAACCTGGTCAAGCCAACAATTGTCTCATCTATCCGGGCTTAGCTTTGGGTGCCATTTCAGCCCGTGCCAGCTATTTACCTAATGAGGTATTTTCAGTGGCCGCCTCAACGATAGCCAAATTTACATCGGAGGAGAATCTTAACTCCGGGAATATGTATCCCTCTATGAGAGACGCCAATGAGGTTTCATTTCATGTGGGCGTAAGTGTGgccgaatatttaattgaaaatggtAAGTGAATAGAATACAATTAAGATCATAAGTTTCCTAATAAATGTCTTTAGATATCTCCAATTTACGTCCATTACCGGAAAACATCTGTGAATATATGAAAAATCGTCAATATAGTCTGGATTATGGTAAATCCTTGCCGGAAACCTGGACATTCCCACATTTTCCTGTATCGTATCAgaagtgaataaaaatttcaagtaaTGAATACTAACTAAAAATAGTTAAGAAGTTTTTGTGATGAAATTTGGGgttaatttaaatgcaaaaaccaGTTGAGAATTTTCGTgaacaaaaatgtaaaaatttacttccaaaaaaaaggaggGTCAACATATTTTTAGGAGACTTGAATATGGTTGAACAAAGTGACAGGCAAAATGCTGAGGCATTTTAACGTCATTATTGTCTGTCAACGCGACACAGTGACATATGTGTGTGAgaataagtgtgtgtgtgtgtgtgtgtgtgtgtgtgtgagtgtgtgggtTCTCCTATATAATGCTGTTTTGCATATCAAATAGAGGGAAATGTCTGCTCACCAAAAATgtcaatcaattttttttttcttttaacacGCATATTTGTTTTcagagtatgtgtgtgtgtgtgtgtctgtgtctgtgtgtgagtgagtgaggaCGTGCATGCATTAAAAAGCAATTGGTGTTAAAAGAGCAGTCAGCCAGCAGTTcgcacacacaacacacacactcacacacgaacacacacatgtaCGCTATTCGTCTGCCTTTCTATCAGGCGGCTGACTCCTTTAAAGcagcaaaaggcaaaaaaaaaaaaataaaatgaatgtGAAATCATTTTCTTCAACTGACAGctgtcaaaatatttgctCTCCctatctctttctccctctctctcacactgTCTCTTTCTTTGCCTGTGTCAACGTGCCTTCGTCTGGCTGGCTATGTGTATGTGCAAAAGGTcgtttaaatataaaaaatatacatttttaatattcatTATCAATCTTTAAACTTAACACTTTTTAAAGCTTGACCCAGTTAGAATAGAACATCTCAAGATTAGCTCTAAGCATCTTGGCTATGGGTTCCATTTGGTTGAGTTCGGTTTCAGTTTTTAGCGTGGCCATGGcttattgaatttaattggCCATAAAGAAAGTGTTGTGGCTTGTTGAACTTAACAGCCAGAAGAGCAGGCCAAGCCCGGCCCGAGGCGCCAGCAGTAGCAACAGTTTTAGATAAATCGTAAAATTATATAGCAACGAAGGGAAAGAAAAGCTAAGCGAAGGTTAAGctaaacatttatttgaattatATGCGAGAATAGACATAAAAAACTCAACGGCTAAATGGATAATCGGAAAAGTCGGAGAGAAAgcaacagagaaagagagagaagtaACCAAAGGACTACTTACAGACTTCCTTTTTTAATAAGTAGAAAAATTAATTACATTAGAGTTAATTTAGTTGACTTgcagaatattttttttgcttttggttttgtcTTGTAGAAGAGGAAACTCAATCATtgtaaaaaatgaaaagcataaaaaattacgcacttttcTCTCACAGAGGCagaatcaaataaaaattaagtGCTGACTCAGCAGCTCTCGTCTGGAAGAGAAGTCGGAGAAATGAGAAAAAAGTGGagagagaaaataaaagaaaaggaaaaacccaaaaaccaaaacaagtGCGCGCGGCATGCAAAGTGAAGATAAGAATATTTTCCACTGTgaaaaacaacacacaaacacacacacatacacatcgACATTGAAGGAGGAGCAAGAGAAGAGGAAGGTGGAACTGCCATTTACATGGCcacaaaatacaacaacaacaacaacaacaacaacaatacaagAAAAGAATggaacaaacgaaaaaaaaaaaaaacaaaaacgaaatgtAAGAAACAGAGAATGGAGAAAACGgcagcaaaacaacaaaactgTTGACTAGGCGACAACAAGGAGGGAAAACAACAGGGTTGGAAATGGAGAGGATGAGATATCTAAAAGATGATTTGCACttggcaaaaatttgttttctgccaACCCGACCAGACTGCATCTTTGGGCAAGCAACGAACCAAACGAACATATGCAAGGCCAAAAAGGTGTTTCGGGCTAAGACAAATGGATGCAAATACGTTAGAAGCAAAACACCAGGAGAAgaagagccaaaaaaaaagaagaaatataaTCTAAAATCTCTCTCTTAGGGCTGGCAATTTCCTTTCTACCTGCCCAGATGGGCCCATTTCCCTCTCCAGTACCCATATCTCTCACAGTGTCTCTgcctctctctccctctttctctcgcCTCACACCATTTCCTTCTGCTTTTGTGGCCGTTGCTCTGGGAAGTTAAGTATACGTAACGTAAACGCAAATTTAATGCTTGAAAAATTCGCTTAAATGGATTTAAGTGGAGCGTTTTTCCTTGGCTTGTTTTTTTCTCATACTCTTTGTTAGttagtttgtgtgtgtgtgtgtctgtgtgggtCTGCTTTATCTTTGCTGGGCAGATAAATGAGAATCTTCAGCAAAAAAGATGAAGTAGCCCAAGCTATTGGTATGGAGGctttattttgtgtgtgtgtgtgtgtgtgtgtttattgaGGCTACTTATCGTAGTGTATACAGTCAAGTGAGCTTTGGCCTTTCGACCTTTTAACGGACTCAAAAACCATTTTCCATGATTGAAAGCCGCCCAATGTCTCTCTTTTTCATCTCTATGGCCAATGCACAATGTAAAATCAATCAGTGTATCATTCTAAAGCCAATTAAGTGTTTATTTGCTTTCTCCATTGAATGCTGCATTTGCATAATAAATTATTCAATGAGCCAGGTTAGATGACCCAATTTCTGGCGCTGAAATGTAGGCAACAGTTTATGCATTTCGCATGCATTCATCTCATGTGAGTTTTGTTCAAATGTTAGCACGTTTCAATAACAATTTCTATGAAATTTCTAAAGAGCTTTGACAACTTTTGCCTttaaatgcatatatattttcctGTAAGCAGTCTAAGGCCAAAAGCCATGCATCAAGCTTATCTCTGGGCACCAATAGCAAATCTTTAGCCATTTACCAAtgtctctcttgctctctctctatcgGTTCGGCCATGTTCGATATTTAACAGCTTCCAGTTGAGCGAGTGCAGACATATGCAAAGTGTCTTTGCCCGCCTGCGGGTCTACAATTTTTTGGGTCtctagtttagtttttttctttctttctatcTTTTTCTATGTAAGTACAACAAATAGCtagcaaaagtaaaaaaaaatccagTCAGTATCAGGTGGAAAGTGGGTAGAGTGAGGCAGGCTtccctcactctctctctctctctctttatctatctatatacatacatactcgTTTAAGCACCTGGCATTTGTGTTGAGCACGTTCGTACCTTATGTGGGATTTAGTTTTAGACTTCATTTTACTGCCATTGCTACTACTTGCTGAGCTGATGCTGCCACTGCgcttttggtttcattttgttttctacATTTTCTTTATGCCACTTTATGATGGCCgcacacaacaaaaacagaaacgacaaaaaaaaaacacgaaactAGAGAACTACAACAAAATGAAGGCAAGGCGCACACAGGAAATGTATAGCGAACAAAATAAAGCCATAGACAAGAGGCAGCAACTAGACAATACTGTAATCTAGgcaaacactcacacacacacacacactcacgtGAGCTCATTCTACACTAGTGGAGTATGCCGTACGTGGTGTGGTAGCctgtatgtctgtgtgtgtgcactcGACACGAAATAGCGTGGGAATATATAACAAGTTGGCTGCCACCATTATGCTTAGGAAGTATGTCAGAGGAACAAATGTGGCTAGAGACAATGCCAAGTCAAGTCAAGTTAAACTTAAAGTAGAAGTAGAAAACCACACAAGTTTTTTTCTACTCTCGCATTTTCTTTTGTAGGCACTTGGGAAATTTGGATTCTACCAAAGCAATTGCTGACAGACAGATACACAAAGATAGGGAATGAGAGAAAGACCAGAGTCAGACTTGGTCCCAATTCGACTATTTTAAAATCCATAAAGAGTGCACTTTAAGTCCCTTCCCCTCAGCAAATTGAAGTTGCTCTGCCTGGTCTACATAATTCACTAGAAAATTTTTATGACTTCATCTTTGGTGAAACGTAcatacagcagcagcaacaaacgTAATGCAAGCGCAAGCAGTAGAGAGGAAACATTAGCAAGTCTAGACACCTATGTCTTCTTGGTTGCCtcccgaaaaaaaagaaaccaagaaacgaCTTGCCAAACGTGCCAGGGCGCAAAAGAAGGAaccagaaaacagaaaaaaaaaaaattgagacGTCAAGCAGACGACGTGGGGCCCTGACAGCCAGACAGCTAGCTAAAGGAAGGAAATATTGTGGGGAGGTGGGGGGGGAATACGGAAATGGTAAACTGCATAGTCAAAAGAATACTACAGTGTGACATTTGATCTTGGCATTTGGCTTGTTAAATATGCTGGAAAAATACACATCTTGACTTCCTGCCGACTGCAATGCTCCACCAACTCGTTACCCAGCCAAGGCTCATTTCCATATGTATGCATAGTAAAACTATGTATCTGAATAGTGCATCTACCGCAGGTACACCAACCATCATTCTATCttgctcacacacacacacactttttttgtaattactTGGAACTTAATTGGAATTCAATATCTGGCCAAAAAGCTAGgacagaaaaaagaaaaaaaaaattggctagTGGAAATTCATGGCACGAGCATGataaaaattttccaattacccaaaaattttacatatttttttggaGGGGAAGGGGGCAACGTGAAGCgagcataaatatttatagcataaaatttatgaaaactAAACGTGA
Coding sequences:
- the LOC6640257 gene encoding NADP-dependent malic enzyme isoform X1 — its product is MNMNMKCIKASKLLGLRSFMKFLRFSHENVVRPEMHVVTGESFNKGLAFTMEERQILGVHGLWPCSYRTIHDQLYAVMANFNARSDNIGRFTYLLSLSRRHQRLFFRFLREHLEKVMPIVYTPTVADVVNAYGLLFRDPTGLYVTIFDRGHIIDVLKNWRAEKQVRAVCVSDGGRVLGLGDMGASSMGICVGKMALYTALGGVPPNQLLPIALDVGTDNEELLNDPLYVGARTKRVQGDEYEEFVQEFVDAVLECFGPNTCIHFEDFATPNAFKFLEKYQRSFCCFNDDIQGTGAMSLAGFFNVERVVQRKLEDHVFLFAGIGSACLGIANMLLSELKRRGLKQKDACQNIYMINEHGLLNDALPGCVNEARKFAKPLDCVKLDEAVEQLKPSILVGGSSVRGLFTEEVLRLMAKYNERPVIFALSNPTNKAECTAEQAYQYTEGRAIFCGGSPFPPVTYNGKRLQPGQANNCLIYPGLALGAISARASYLPNEVFSVAASTIAKFTSEENLNSGNMYPSMRDANEVSFHVGVSVAEYLIENDISNLRPLPENICEYMKNRQYSLDYGKSLPETWTFPHFPVSYQK
- the LOC6640257 gene encoding NADP-dependent malic enzyme isoform X2 — its product is MEERQILGVHGLWPCSYRTIHDQLYAVMANFNARSDNIGRFTYLLSLSRRHQRLFFRFLREHLEKVMPIVYTPTVADVVNAYGLLFRDPTGLYVTIFDRGHIIDVLKNWRAEKQVRAVCVSDGGRVLGLGDMGASSMGICVGKMALYTALGGVPPNQLLPIALDVGTDNEELLNDPLYVGARTKRVQGDEYEEFVQEFVDAVLECFGPNTCIHFEDFATPNAFKFLEKYQRSFCCFNDDIQGTGAMSLAGFFNVERVVQRKLEDHVFLFAGIGSACLGIANMLLSELKRRGLKQKDACQNIYMINEHGLLNDALPGCVNEARKFAKPLDCVKLDEAVEQLKPSILVGGSSVRGLFTEEVLRLMAKYNERPVIFALSNPTNKAECTAEQAYQYTEGRAIFCGGSPFPPVTYNGKRLQPGQANNCLIYPGLALGAISARASYLPNEVFSVAASTIAKFTSEENLNSGNMYPSMRDANEVSFHVGVSVAEYLIENDISNLRPLPENICEYMKNRQYSLDYGKSLPETWTFPHFPVSYQK